A stretch of Thermococcus bergensis DNA encodes these proteins:
- a CDS encoding pyridoxal phosphate-dependent aminotransferase produces the protein MAISHILSIRSKETPASGIRRIFNKAMFLKDVIHLEIGEPDFDTPQHIKEAGCKAIINGYTHYTHNAGNPDLREAIANYYRSTQNINDLSWENVLVSVGGTGALLLSLLAVVDIGDEVLIPNPGYPPYTSMVKMIGAVPKYYPLREENSFIPNIEEIGALISEKTKAIIINTPNNPTGAVYPLKVLNQIAKLARDYDLVVISDEVYGGIIFDGLRHQSMLQSKDASDRVIVIGSFSKTYAMTGWRVGFAISKNTEVIESMMELQEHVAICAPAMAQKAAFVALTTSQREAQKMVDQYERRRDLLSSLLEDIPNISFTKPQGAFYLFLNISGYSQDSYNFAEELLMKKRVAVAPGATFGSLGEGYIRVSFANSEENIKEGVRRLKEFLGSK, from the coding sequence ATGGCTATTAGTCATATATTGTCTATCCGAAGTAAAGAAACCCCTGCTTCTGGAATCAGAAGAATATTCAATAAAGCAATGTTCCTTAAAGATGTCATTCATTTAGAGATCGGTGAACCCGACTTTGATACTCCTCAACATATAAAAGAGGCTGGCTGTAAAGCAATCATAAACGGATACACCCATTACACCCACAATGCAGGAAATCCGGATTTAAGAGAAGCCATAGCTAACTACTATCGTTCGACTCAAAATATTAATGATCTTTCTTGGGAAAATGTTCTTGTAAGTGTCGGTGGCACTGGAGCTTTGTTACTTTCGTTATTAGCTGTGGTAGACATAGGTGACGAAGTACTAATTCCAAATCCCGGATATCCCCCCTATACTTCCATGGTTAAGATGATAGGAGCGGTTCCCAAGTACTATCCATTAAGAGAAGAAAACTCATTCATCCCAAACATCGAAGAAATTGGGGCCCTTATATCGGAAAAAACAAAAGCAATTATTATCAATACACCTAACAACCCAACAGGGGCTGTTTATCCTTTAAAAGTTCTCAATCAGATTGCAAAGTTAGCTAGGGACTATGACCTTGTGGTAATATCTGATGAAGTCTATGGAGGGATAATTTTTGATGGCCTTCGCCATCAAAGTATGCTACAATCCAAAGACGCAAGTGATAGGGTAATAGTAATAGGAAGTTTTTCAAAAACCTATGCTATGACTGGCTGGAGGGTAGGGTTTGCAATAAGTAAGAACACCGAAGTCATTGAGAGTATGATGGAGTTACAGGAGCATGTAGCTATATGTGCACCAGCAATGGCCCAGAAGGCCGCATTTGTCGCATTAACTACTTCACAGAGAGAAGCTCAAAAGATGGTTGATCAATATGAGAGACGCAGGGATTTATTGTCCTCTCTGTTGGAAGATATACCCAATATATCTTTTACAAAACCTCAGGGTGCATTTTATTTATTCTTAAATATCTCAGGGTATTCTCAAGACTCTTACAATTTTGCAGAAGAGCTACTTATGAAAAAAAGAGTGGCTGTAGCTCCTGGAGCCACATTTGGATCGTTGGGAGAGGGATACATAAGAGTATCCTTTGCAAACTCTGAAGAAAACATAAAAGAGGGTGTAAGGAGACTAAAAGAGTTTTTGGGATCCAAATAA